One genomic window of Bradyrhizobium sp. CCGE-LA001 includes the following:
- a CDS encoding TlpA disulfide reductase family protein, producing MVLGLGSKAPPIKVESWLRGQPLASFQRGRVYIVDFWATWCGPCVAALPPLTKLQEKHKDIGVEVLGLATYEHAGTADEARSKLDAWLTEKVPNPNYRIGFDYTGEMNKLWMEHSLSFGIPTLFVVDRDGHIAFIGSLMQLDDIFPKILNGAWRTSDEAKAAEAKRIAQGERLAKLMPPLKAGDWAKALSVVKETLAVTPDSLNYRTLQADLLLHKLRDLESGLPVMRQFVRDAIDKNAEEWMGEALRQLFNPANDNSHLPRAERLEMGKELSEHILALNPPQRGDGLKYLIYPTVAQYYYESGNKDRAIELVDAALKSLDSSEPISVEQKQHDISLLVQTLANYKGEKACYGDICAAPKDRLTEASN from the coding sequence ATGGTGCTAGGCTTAGGATCGAAAGCTCCTCCGATCAAGGTGGAGAGCTGGCTGCGCGGTCAACCCCTCGCCAGCTTCCAGCGGGGGAGAGTGTACATCGTCGACTTTTGGGCAACTTGGTGCGGACCTTGTGTGGCGGCGCTGCCCCCTCTCACCAAGCTACAAGAAAAACACAAAGACATTGGAGTTGAGGTCCTGGGACTCGCAACTTATGAACATGCTGGGACAGCGGACGAGGCTCGAAGCAAATTGGACGCATGGCTGACCGAAAAGGTGCCGAATCCCAACTACCGAATTGGGTTCGACTACACGGGCGAAATGAACAAGCTCTGGATGGAACACAGCTTATCTTTCGGGATCCCCACCTTGTTCGTCGTCGACCGTGACGGCCACATCGCCTTTATTGGCTCTTTGATGCAGCTCGACGACATTTTTCCAAAAATTCTGAACGGAGCGTGGCGCACCAGCGATGAAGCTAAAGCCGCCGAGGCAAAGCGGATCGCTCAAGGCGAGCGCCTCGCCAAACTTATGCCGCCGCTGAAGGCGGGCGATTGGGCGAAAGCGCTTTCGGTTGTCAAAGAGACCCTCGCTGTGACGCCCGATAGCCTTAACTACCGCACACTTCAAGCGGATCTGTTGCTTCATAAACTGCGTGACTTGGAATCCGGCTTGCCGGTCATGCGGCAATTCGTTCGGGACGCGATCGATAAAAACGCTGAAGAATGGATGGGAGAGGCTCTGCGCCAGCTCTTCAATCCGGCGAATGATAACTCCCACTTGCCTCGCGCCGAGCGCCTTGAGATGGGCAAAGAGTTGTCCGAACATATCCTGGCGCTGAATCCTCCGCAACGGGGCGACGGGCTCAAGTACCTGATATATCCGACGGTCGCTCAGTATTACTACGAGAGCGGCAACAAGGATCGGGCGATCGAGCTGGTTGATGCGGCGCTGAAGTCGCTGGATAGTTCTGAGCCGATCTCGGTTGAACAGAAACAGCACGACATCTCATTGTTGGTCCAGACGCTCGCCAACTACAAGGGTGAGAAGGCTTGCTACGGCGATATTTGCGCAGCTCCAAAAGACAGATTGACCGAAGCGTCAAATTGA